The sequence GGACTTTTGGCAAAACTTTTTTGTATGTgtggtattctttttttttttttttagaaatattGAGAAAACTTAAAATGGCGAGTGCTCATTCTAATTGTCATCATTGTATGGGCTCCCTTTGTGGAAGGCAGTATGCCAGGAAAGAAGAGAACACTTACTGTGTTAGGTGCTATGACAGCCTATTTGCTAACTTCTGTGAGGAATGCAAGAAGCCCATTGAATGTGATTCCAAGGTAAATACTggttaatgtatttatttatttatttattcacttcatttatgccccacctttctcaccaatgaggactcaaagcagtttacattttcctcgcctccattttatcctcataaccctgagagataggttaggctgaaagtgtgtgactggcccaaaatcacccagcaagcttcatggcagagtgggaattcacaACTGAGtgtcccagattctagttcaacactctaaccactatacccaaCTGGTTTACAGTTTCGGTAGAAAGAAATTTCCAGGTATTTTCAGTAGTAGTGAAATATTGATCAGAGGCAATTTTGGACTAATTCAATTGGAAATGTCAAagtctggtagggttgccaacaccagcttggaaaattcctggctaTTTAAGGTTGGAGACTGAGAATGCATAGTTTgcgaggggagagagctcagtggaGATATAATTCCATATAGTTCACtctacaaagctgccattttctctgaaggaactggtctctgttatttggagatcagttgtaattctagaagaactTCATgctccaactggaggttggcaacccaaagtgCTGGTAAAGACTATTCATTACTGGGCAAGATTATGTCGTTACTTTTCCTGGCTGTACATCTGATGAATGGAGTTGCCTTCCtaactattttttatttctttcaaacATTTCTACACTACCCTTCCACCCCATTCAGGGTCCCCAAGTCAGCGAAcactaaaacatttcaaacatcaaagcactaaaatattaaaaataatttaaaataaatatatataaaatattcaaAACAAATTAAACATAAAAACACAAAAACCTCTTTGGCTGGGTTGGGGCATATTTAACTTACTGAATTTATTGCCACAAGATGTGACAAGGGCCACTAATTTAGATGTCTTTAAAAGGGGACTAGAGAAATCCAAAGAGGACAAGTCTATTCATGGCtcttagccatgatggctaaatggagcctTCATGTTCAGAAGTAGTATACTTAAAAGACCAGTTGCTGGGAGATAACAGCACTGGTTGTTTTGGCTTCCCTGTTCTGTTTATGAGAATTCCGACTAGCTGCTgtgggaagcaggatgctggaccagatggaacTTTAGTAGGAAAAGGAAAGCAATTTTTACTAAAAACTGCCTTTGgccaataaacattttaaattcaAAACCATGCATTAACCTATTTTGATTAATTGCTATGCTAACTCTCTGGTCAGATGGGCAAAAAGGGTAACCTTTATAAGGATGCCTGTTACCTTTCCTACTGCTTAAGAGTTATCCTTGCTCTTGGTTAAATCAATTTTTACTCAATCCTGATCATAAAGAAAACAGCCCACTTCCAGCTATCTTGCTAAGATAGAGATCTAATGATGACCTCATTGAGATGACAGGGGCTGAAACACTGACATACAAACCAGAAGGCTGAGggtgtgggtagggttgccaggttcccctgtcttcccagtgggaggtggtggacccagcacttaccttttcctcttcttcctcacaTGCACTACGcccagcctgcacaatgatgtcactttggggaagtgatgtcatcacgcaggccgcaGCCGCCCtgaggagtgctcccgtgctctgcaggggccaaatcaggcccgattcgggtcagatcaggcctgaatcaggctggattcgggccactgcagagcatgggagcgctacCATGCTCCACACTGGCCCGAATCAGACCTGAatctggcccaaatcaggctaaTTCATGCCCGAATGACTGGatagggctgctgtggagcgcgagagctctgctgcactccacagtggcctaatcgggcccaatccagcctgattcgggcccagattgagctgctgcagagcacaggagtgtgcCCGTGCTCTGCAGAGGTCcgattcgggcccaatccagcccaatttgggctgctgTCGAGAACTGGATTGGGGCTGTGGGAATGTGCAGCATCACCTGGGTGTGtgttcctcccctgccagccattATCTGAATTCAGCATCCTAATATAAACAAAGACGTTAAAGTACTCCATTAACTTCAATAAAATAGCTTTTTAAATAACTGATAAAAAGCAACCCGTGGCAAGGTTTTTAGCCATTTTGCTTAAGGAGATCATGGTGCTTTCTCTCCTTGGTGTAATTCAATTGATAAGATGAaggaaaatgttaaaataaaCACTTTTGACGAATTGCCAATGAAAAATGACTTCCGTTGGTCTACAAAACAAATTGCTTCTTCTAATGTAACAGCGACACTAAATGATTCAAGAGTCCCACTATAAACAAAATGTTTATCattttaatgtaaaaataacatcTTCATGAACAAGATACCTCAAAAAAGGTGATttgataaaatattttatttgctaAATGGCAAGTTAATTTCTTCTGTATCTCCTCATGCTTCCTCACTTATCATATAAATGATATCTTGGTGGGAACAGAAACATACAAAGTAAACAGTCTTTGGGGGGGTAGTGTCCCTTGCATTTAACTTTTCTTTGTTACTAAGAGGAAATTCACATGAGAACTGTGTGTACCTCAGTGGAGCAGGGTAGCAGACGAGTGCCTGCCTTTTCCTTCCACAgagagcaatcctatggagagttatttCAGTCTGAGTTAAAGGATTTAGATTGGAGTACCTTTGCTTGGGAGTGTACTAGAAATCCTATTTGTAGTTCCTATGTCTGATGGATAGCCCCTGCCCCTCCTTCCCCATCATTTAATTTTATGCTCCTCAGGTGGTGAATGTTGAGAAATCTTAGGAGAGGCCAGAATAGAACTGTCTTTGTGACTATTATATTTGGGAGGAAATGCAAAAGTTTGCCTTTCAGCCACTAGGATAGCTGTTGTGGGGGTGGGAGGTTTGTCATCTAGATTCATTGGGGGGTAGCTAAAAAATCTTAAGGGTACAGGCGATATATTGTTTGTTCCCTTTTATGCAGGTAGGGCACGTGGCCTGACATCTTCAGTTACAGGAAGTCAGGTAGGGTAAGGGCTGGGAAAGTGGAAGATCCTGTAGAACCACCACTAGTCAAAAAAGATAAATACTGAGCTAGagacagggaggaggaggaggaggaggaggaggagtaatcAGTAAAGGGATGGGGAACCCATCAggaaagggataaggagggaccacggactttattactattgctgtaaacaaTGAGGAACCAtggacttcactactattgctatgaGTATGATCCTCCTGGGTAgttcctgtgttgtttaatatgtcagtcataaaattgcttatactctgtttcaacatttcttcagctctgtattgatttctgctggtttttaaatctttgcaaactgGCATGTATGTACCCAtttcatgtttattgaaatgtctttgatattgactgtactgactcacctCAAGtctcagaaaggcagactataaataatgtaaataaataaagtttgtcTCTTCATATACTGCTTTTTCCCTTTAACTCAAGGCAATGTACATCATGGCGTCTTCAGACTATCCCCAGGGTCCTATCTCTTTTTAGGATCCTATGAATATGTAACTTCCTCTGGTACAGGATTACCAGAAACGAATAGAAAAACAGTCTGTACTAACGCTGTTATTTTAACAGGGCCAGCTACACAATGTCTGTGCCTTTCAGTCACCTCTGAGGTCATCCTTGACATTCAGTATGAAAAAGAAGCTCAGGATGCCTTCAGCAAATTGATTTTATCTACCTgcatttttaaaggaaacaaATGCTTTTTATTAACATGCATTTATTGTCTCAAAGGATCTTGCTTATAAAGGCTGCCACTGGCATGAAGCATGCTTCAAGTGTGCCAAGTGCAATCACTCTTTGGTGGAAAAGCCATTCGCTGCCAAAGATGATCACCTGCTGTGTACAGAGTGTTATTCTAATGAGTATTCATCAAAGTGCTTCCACTGCAAGAGAACCATTATGCCTGGTAAGATAACAAGGAAAGGGGTTTTTACCACCTAACTAAATAAGAGCATGGTACTTTTAATTAAATTTGAGTAATTGATTAGCTGAGCTTAAAAGGCTCAGCTTTCTGGACTTGAAACAATGTATTCCTGAACTTCTTTAATCGAAGAGCCTTGTCAGATGAATGTCTCATTGCATAGGAAATGTGGAATTTTCCATTTGCTATTCAAACCTAAATTTGCTGATGAAATTtcatttttctccccctcccatttttttaatgttagccatttattttatttcagattACATTAATAATGCCTGTTCTCTAAGCAGAGAAAAACTCACGGGAGACAATAAACAACCATTTCTTCACGTATCAAAATTATTTCCAAAGTGTGCAGTGCTACATATACATGATGTAACTTAGAACTCATTAGACATCTAAATTGTAACCATACAGTCAGGCATGTGACATATTAAACCACACTGGGTACAGTGACAAGTCCAAAAGTCAATTCTCAAGACGACAGTTTCTCTTTGGATCTTCTTTAGAAATTCTTGTGAGTGGTAGAAGGCCGAAACGATGATGGTGTAAAAAGGACCGAAACGGTGTAAAAAAAGTAGTGAGTTAATGGACGAGATAGGAAAGATGAGTGAATCCATTAAGACCTTGACAACATCTTCGGACTTTGAATTGCGGCTGCGAGAGATTAAAAAGGAGATACAGCTGTTTGAAAACCGGACTAAGGATATTAAGGTTAAGAAGTACAAATGGGACACGCTAGATTATGCTAACAACAGGGTTTATCACTGGTGGGATCAATCTCGGAAAAATAAGGACAGTCAATGGAAGGTTACCTGGGCCAATCCAGTCAGGTCCTTTTCGGACCTGGAAACATCAGGACTGTCGGATAGTTCCAGCGACGAGGGCACAAGTGGTAGGAATCTGAGGAATAGAACAGTGTACCCAAACAAGAGACAGCCTTTTTTAGACAAAGGCAAGAGGAGAACCTTCCAGAAGTCCAGACTGAAACCTTAATATTTAATTTGTCATCTCGTAATTTGAGCACAGCTGAAAAGAATGTAATAGAGGTTTAGGCTTTGTGCCTACATCCGTTTACCAGTCCTTTCAGACCCATTTAGATGTTTTCAAGCTGATCCGACAAATAAAATTGAAAGCCTTCTTTAAGATATCTGTAGGAGACGTCGCCATCCCTGACTCAGGAATTCCTAAACGCCTTAAAAGGGGCTCGACGTTTATGCCTCCTGTAGTAGACCATAGGGTTGATACTTTCGAGCACATGATAATGAAAGATATCATTGGAGAGCAAGCCTCTAAAGGTCTGGCATAATTTGTCTTTTGTGGAAAGACAGGCAGTTAAGACATTGAAGAGCGATATTAACATTGTCATTAAACCTGCCGACAAAGGCGGAGGGTTGGTGGTTATGGATCGTGATATGTATATTGCAGAAGTGTTGAGACAACTTGGGGATAGGTCTAGCTACCTAAAGATTCCGACAGACCCCACAGACCATATTAGAAGCCTCATTAAGGTGGTATTGGATGAGGCCAGAGAGTTAGGGGAGATAAGTGATAATTTACATTGAGCTTTATTGACGAGATCCCCCCGGGCCCCTCTCTTCTATGTATTTCCTAAGATCCACAAGAATATCTATCCACCCCCCGGCCGTCCTATAGTTTCAGGATGTGGCTCCATTTTGGAACCCTTGGAGATCCTCCTGGATTCTGTATTACAACCAGCAGTGGCAGACATACCATCTTTGGTGATACTAGGGATTTCATAAGACAGGTGGAAGGATTGGAGCTGGATAGGGACACAGTATTTCTTACTATGGATGTCAGTTCCCTATATACCATTATTCCCCATGAAACAGCTAGAGAAGTGGTGGAGGAGGTACTCTGAACTAGGGGAGACAGCTCTCTTCCAGCTGAATTCCTGTTACAACTTTTATATCTGGTTCttgagaaaaattacttcaggtttGAGGACTCTTTTTTTCTACAGACGAAGGGTGTGGCGATGGGGTGTGCCGCTGCACCCAGCATTGCTAATTTATTTATGGCCAGATGGGAAGAACAACACTTATTACATCAATCGAACCCATATAGGGAGGGTGTGTACCTCTTTAAGCGCTATATTGATGATctctaatttttatttaaaggagccAATCAGGTGGAGGAGTTTTGTAATTGGCTTAACAGCAGAGATGTCAATGTGAAATATACATGGCACCATGACATCCAAGAGATTCACTTTCTGGATCTCGTGATGTATAGGGATAGTTGCAATAGGGTACAGGTGAGAACTTATAATAAGGAGACGGACCGTAATTCGTATTTAGAATATGGGTACTTCCACCCCCGCCACTTAAGGGAaaatattccctatggccaactTCTAAGGATTAAGCGGAACTCATCATCTCCGATGGATTTTGCGAGAGATAGTGAGGTCATGTGTAGAGAATTTGCTAAGAGACGATACCCACAGCGAGTCATACAATCCACCTTATCCAGAGCCAGATCAACATGTAGAACATCGTTATTTGATAAGAAAACACAGGAATCACAGAATAGGATTAGATGGGCCATAGAATACACTTCCTTAGCCAATCAGATTAAGAGAATTGTGAGTCACCATTGGAAGCTAATAGAAGACATAGAGGGCTGTGAACTAAAGCCCTTAGTTGGATTCAGGAGGACGAGGAGTCTCTGGGACGATTTAGTCCATACAGACATGCATGCTACAAGGGAAAGGCAGGCATTACCACAAGGTAATTTTAAATGTGGTCGATGCAATATTTGTAATCAActgtgggaagggagggagattATGATGAGAGATAAACGATTAGTTTTTCATCATTTCGCAACGTGCCAAACATTGGGAGTGATATATGCTATTGAATGGCCGTGCCCACTAATATATGTCGGATGCACATGTAGACCAATTAAAACCCGGGTCCTGGAACACATCTTGCATATTAGAAATAAGATCATGGAGGCACCCCTCACCTCAAATTTTGTAGAAAAATGGCACAAGGAGaatgcctttctttttttttttttatatatttttttatttttcataactacaaaacactacaccagactatcacaaggaaagggaagagggaagggacaaaggggagtggaaaaagaaaaaggggggggaatgaactacaaacactaaacactacacttcaatgtttcccttcatactgtcataatacaaaaatagctccatagaataatgatggagtggttaatcatacagagaataaacatttcaaattctgattaaactttcctcccccttctgggtcccggacgcaattctctctgtgcaactgctgttgcaatgctctcctcctccccccccccctccggctcctccttttcttcgttcttggtgcagcagagttctgggtttttattctcaaaatcctttagttgatcttctgataatatcttataggcctgatctttatatctgaaccatattccttccgggaataaccatttgtactttattccatggtccctcagaagagctgcaaactttttatatttaaaacgccgtttccggactagaaatggaacgtccttcaaaatcttgactttcaaacccataaagtccaaatccgcattgtatgagttatataggatggtgtcccgaatctttttagttgaaaagtcaataatgatctcacgaggcaactgtcgctttgttgcatattttgaagaagcccgacggacctccaaaatggcgcttttaacctcttctttagtcgtcctcgcgggtgtcgccagtagttccgagaccaaatcccacagatcctcattttcctcctctttcacgttttggagacgcaaaattgtctgcgttcgttccacttgtagcccgatcagttggttctccaccaacttcagctccttttttgtagccttcacaagtgacgcactttccagagcagacttttctgcccccccccgctgctgccttaatggttttcacctcgctttcaattaagcccaccctttgatcagtttcgttcagcttgtcaacaaagggttttatggcttccaccaccgccctgcgcaccaattcttcgagcgactcccctttctgcaaggtggccgagattgacttaccgagagcgggactttgcttctttgctgccatttgggggggggggggcgccaacaaaattctggaactccacgaaggggaagagcgagtcttcttcagatcaacctctccttcacaaacgcttgtagaacagaagggattcgcttgtttacaggcttccgcctgtttcttttacttgccgtttctcgttgcccggcggcactcgaggcgccgcgcacatctgccggcctccatagggacaaacgggcaattccctccccgcattgatttcggggagttcttcccgccgcgtcccggaccctggctccctccctgggagtcctgggggctaatccttgcagatcagccgcccggtcagggtgcccggtcgtttcctcccggaccagccgagaggagcgtccggcatggctgagaaaacgaaaccgaatccccaagGAGAATGCCTTTCGTGTAGCGATCCTTGAAGTAATTAACAAAGGCAATCAGGAAGCAACTCAGGTTGCGCTCCTACGTCGGAAAACGCAATGGATTCACAGGTTACAAACAATCAAACCAGCGGGATTGAATAGTGAGCTCTCTCTGAGCTGCTATCTTTAAGAATAACTAGTATTTACCACTGGTGAGGCCATGAAGTCTATTGATTCAGTTGATTGTGAGCAACTTCCCTTCTCAAGGGAAGCTCTGTCACTTTAAGAGTGGTCCCAATAATGAGGTAAAATGGGTTAAAAGGAATCGGTGATTGTTACAATTGGCGCAAGAGAGATCGCTTTGCTGCCATGCTCCGGGTTTACACATTAGGAATGTCCATCGGAATTGAAGGTGTGTATTAAACATATATATGGGCAAGAATGTTTTTGTAAAAGTGTATTGTGGTGGTAAGGTTGACTATGTTAAAATGTATGTAGTGAATCTTAACTGTTTGTTATAGTGGGAGatacgcccctgaggaagtgaagggacgaaatctgtgcttttgagccggccccagatagggcgtggCCATGGAACCTTTCATCATTTCGGCCTTCTACCGCTCAAAAGAATTTCTAAAGAAGATCCAAGGAGAAACTGTCATCTTGAGAATTGACTTTTGGACTTGTCACTGTACCCGGTGTGGTTTAATATGTCACATGCCTGACTGTATGGTTACAATTTAGATGTCTAATGAGTTCTAAGTTATATCATGTATATGTAGCACTGCGCACTTTGGAAATAATTTTGATATGTGAAGAAATGTTTGTTTATTGTCTCCCGTGAGTTTTTCTCTGTTGTACCTACAGCCTCTTTATGGGAGCAGCCATTGtttttctttgcctgttctctaAGCAGGGCAGGGCACCATTCATGACTCTTACTCTATTTTATCTATACAACAGCAAGCTAGCCCAAACCCTTTCCAATGAAGACAGCTAAGCACCCTATGCAGGATGCAGATAAAGGCCTTAATACCTTGTAGGGATGCCAGACACccagtaggggcaggggatcccctgcccccactccccacaccccgcccccacttacctaaccagcagggAAGCATGCACTTTCTGTTTGCGCTCCCCCGTGATGCTGCGCACTCCTGTGCATAGCAGCCGctgggattgggcccgttttggctcaGATCAGGgatgctgcagagcgcaggagcgctcctgtgctctgcagcacatCAAAACAGACCCATTTTGGCTGAAATCAGGCTCGTTTGGGGCTCGTTTTGCtgtggattgggtccgttttgagagctcctgcgctctgcagcacctcaaaatgggctcaATCCTCAGCAAAATGGGCCAATTTTCAGGtattgtggagcgcaggagtgctcctgtggtcTGTAGTgactcaaaacgggcccaatccacggcaagccgggcctgttttggcatggattgggcctcttttgagcccctgcagagcctggtgcactcccaggggccgcacaatgacatcactcccgaagtgatgtcatcgtgcttgtgtgggggggtgcacatgcactttgcgcacacacacacaccccatctccctcaaggtaagtgccaggcccctatcccctgccgggaggttgagagcacctagcaaccctaatacCATGGCCACTTGAAAGATGAGGTTcctccatgtttgtttgtttggaggGGCAGTGTTTAATATCTAGGCTGATACTGAGTTCTCGAAACTCAAAGGCTTGCACAATGTTATATGTATTTTGGGTGGTCTTAATAAACTGTATAATATAGATCTTATTTTCAGATTTTGCTAtggaccaacatagctacctatTTTTTAACCTTCTGTGAGAAAagtaaggctgagagagtgactagccAAATGAGCTTCATGGGAGAAGGAAGATTTACAAAGATCCCCTTGCTCCTAGTCCTATGGTACACCCATTTACTTTTTCCCAAACTAAATAACCTGTGGATTTCCTCCCACTCAGCAGAGCAGGTGCTCTTCAGAAGAAGCCAAGAAACATCACCTTTTTGTttgcagggagcacccattcagaaaagCAGTTTTGATTACTGAAGGATGCTTGACTGTAACCTGCTAGCCTTTTGTAAGTGGCCACAGCCTTCATTTTATGCTGGCacctctttctcaaaattccaaacatACCAACGGGCTgggtctaaccactacaccacactggttctcaagtATTTTCTCTGCAGTGTGACTGAGCGAGTACAGTTGGGAGCTCATAGTATCTGTTGGATCACATTGTCCACACAGCAGGCCCATACTGTTTTGAATATCTTTTAATACATTTCGATGTAGCTGTTAAAAAGTTCTAGGTCATCCCAAAAATGTATGCTGGGAAAATATTGCCAAAAGCTAGCTATAAGCGATAAGGAGTCCCTCAAAATAAATTCTTTGTAAACAGGGAAAGTATGTAACATAAGAGTCACAAGATTGATAGTGTCTACATCAGAAAGGAATTGGTTCAAGCAAACGTAGTAAACAAAAggcatccacattagacatgggcacgaactgcattacgaaccaaaaaaaccctcgAACCGCCTGATCTTCTGTTCGTGACccagcggttcatgagggtccatggccaacgaaccagtgtttgttggaagcccagtttgttGCATTCACccacagttcgtgaagccagacagtcaggcaccatcaatcaattcccttggaaacagagctgggggaatgcctgaactctgtctgcacttcttctgtcaccctggaaacccgaattgaagtccagcttaccttgatcagcaggtcttccttccaaccatggagctgcaaattggttacaattggttacatgggagaagacacctgggagagggagggggaaggggggtgttttgtagccatgggcactccaatttcatccctgcaaaccctgataggcagttctgatggccaaccccttgtacactaggccaatgtcaactggtggctctaattgtatcgagcgggagtttcctgggggcctcagattggagaaggtataactccaagatccctattgcaatcttgaccaaacttggttactggctggaggagagcctgctaaaaactccccgtgaatatgggctctctaagtgcaacaggggccgttccgacgcccacaaaccacgaaccttgaaccggttcggcaacgggaaaagttcgttgtggttcgctggttcaggtttgtcatcggcactgaaccatgaaccaccagttcattaatttttttgggtccgtgcccatgtctaatccacaTACACTACTGGTTTGCTTCATTTTAGACAGTATTTTCATTTCTAAATCCTGTAGTACAAATTTTGTGATGACCTtttatatttaacaataaaaacagAGAAATCTTCAAATTAGTTTGCTTGGGTGAACAAAGGTTGATATGCTGTACTCAGTGAACGATGAAGAAAAAACATCCTAATTTTATAACTCTTTATATCTCTATAAAACATGTACAGTTGGCCAATAATCTGAGTGATTTTGTGTTTGGTTTTGCAGGTTCTCGTAAAATGGAGTTTAAAGGGAACTGTTGGCATGAAGCTTGTTTTGTTTGCCAACATTGTCAGCAACCACTAGGAACAAAGCCTTTGATTACCAAAGACAATGACAATTATTGTGTACCTTGCTTTGAGAAGCAATTTGCTCAATGTTGTTATTCCTGCAAGAAGGTAATAAACCCAATGCAAGTAGCAGGGGAGGTAGGGCGGCTAGAACATTTCCATGGATTTGACTGTACTTCTAATAAAACCTGGTCTAAATATCTTTGGCTTGGATAACACTGATCAAGGGGATGCTAGAAATCAGTTTTTCCATACACCCAAAAAGGTAATCAGTAGGTCAGTGCTGACAGGACTGTGCATTTTGCAGTGTACTTCACATTTCAGGAGCAACACTTTAGGATGCTGGAGGGTTTTGCTTCCTCCGCCTCCCATAAGCATCCTTCTGTGCACCTGATACAGAAAGGCACTTAGTGTGGCATGTTTCCAGCCTCCTATAAATGAAATTCTATGGTGGATATTGCACCAAACTAGAGCCCTTTTTATGGTAATTGAGAGTCTAAAAAACACTTATCACAATGCTACAATCCCAGGGGGAAATTATGTGCCATTATAGTTTTTCCTTTCTATCTAGCAATTCCAGGACGGCAGGCTCTGAACCAATTCAGGTCATTTTTATGGGAAAACAGATCAACATTCTGGGGAAGGGATGGAGTTGTGATAGACCCAACCCCCTGTACAAAATTAGTGCCTACTGAGCAATTATAGGTACATGTGTGAAGGACTGATTTGTGTATAGTTATTTGGTGGG is a genomic window of Eublepharis macularius isolate TG4126 chromosome 1, MPM_Emac_v1.0, whole genome shotgun sequence containing:
- the FHL5 gene encoding four and a half LIM domains protein 5 isoform X1; protein product: MASAHSNCHHCMGSLCGRQYARKEENTYCVRCYDSLFANFCEECKKPIECDSKDLAYKGCHWHEACFKCAKCNHSLVEKPFAAKDDHLLCTECYSNEYSSKCFHCKRTIMPGSRKMEFKGNCWHEACFVCQHCQQPLGTKPLITKDNDNYCVPCFEKQFAQCCYSCKKVITTGGVTYHDQPWHKECFLCTGCHQQLAGQRIVSKDEHPYCLECFSRCYEKKCVACSRPITGLGGAKFISFEDRQWHSNCFNCGKCSSSLLHCTVLKAIRDLRHCLAELIRLHRIWPQGTK
- the FHL5 gene encoding four and a half LIM domains protein 5 isoform X2; its protein translation is MASAHSNCHHCMGSLCGRQYARKEENTYCVRCYDSLFANFCEECKKPIECDSKDLAYKGCHWHEACFKCAKCNHSLVEKPFAAKDDHLLCTECYSNEYSSKCFHCKRTIMPGSRKMEFKGNCWHEACFVCQHCQQPLGTKPLITKDNDNYCVPCFEKQFAQCCYSCKKVITTGGVTYHDQPWHKECFLCTGCHQQLAGQRIVSKDEHPYCLECFSRCYEKKCVACSRPITGLGGAKFISFEDRQWHSNCFNCGKCSSSLVGKGFLTQQDQILCCKCSSTV
- the FHL5 gene encoding four and a half LIM domains protein 5 isoform X3, with protein sequence MASAHSNCHHCMGSLCGRQYARKEENTYCVRCYDSLFANFCEECKKPIECDSKDLAYKGCHWHEACFKCAKCNHSLVEKPFAAKDDHLLCTECYSNEYSSKCFHCKRTIMPGSRKMEFKGNCWHEACFVCQHCQQPLGTKPLITKDNDNYCVPCFEKQFAQCCYSCKKVITTGGVTYHDQPWHKECFLCTGCHQQLAGQRIVSKDEHPYCLECFSRCYEKKCVACSRPITGLGGAKFISFEDRQWHSNCFNCGKCSSSLSTIYGKWIYTMKGV